GCCATGATCTTTGCAGCCGGCATAGGCGCACGGCTTAAAGAGCTTACGCACGACACCCCAAAATGCCTTATGACTATCGGCGGCGTGCCGATGCTAGAGCGTGTTATTGAGCGACTTAAATCGGCTGGCGTTAGGGCAGTTGCGATTAATGTGCACCACCACGCCAAACAGGTAATTGAGTTCGTTGAGTCTAAGGGGCGTTTTGGGCTAGAGGTGCTTTTTTCTGAGGAGCCGCAACTGCTAGATACCGGAGGGGGTCTTAAAAAGGTGCGTGAGTTCTTCGCTTCAGAGAGCGCCTTTTTAATTCACAACTCAGACGTATACTCAACTATCGACCTGGCAGGGCTGCTTGCATCTCACAGGGAGCGCCAAGCGATCGGAACCCTGGCTGTTATGCGCCGCGAATCTAGTCGCGGGGTGTTTATCGACCGAGATTGTCATATAATCGGCTGGAGCGGAGAGGGTCTGAGCGCCCCTAATCAGGGCGAGCTGCTTGGGTTCTGTGGTATCAGCGTTGCCTCTAGTGAGCTCTTTAATTACATGGGGGACGAAAACATTTTCTCTATTATAAAGCCCTATCTCGCCGCCGCTCGCGCTACAAAGCGGGTTTTCGGCACCCTAGTTTACAATGCAGAGTGGGTTGATATCGGAACTGCGGAGCAATTAAAAGCTCTTCAGTCACGCCTTGGGGACTGAAGCCTATTGCCAAAAGAGGGCTCACTAGACAACATCTAGCTGAGGCACTTCGCTCAAAGGATCTTATAACTATGCAATACCAATTCCTCTATTTGCTACGGTACTGGCTGATAGCTCTCTTAGTAACCATCCCCTCTCCCTTACTGGCACAGGAGGGTTATCCTGCATCGTCTGAGATTGCGGCCTCTGCCTTAAACGATTCTCAGAGAGCCCTAATGACGAGCCTGATTAATCTTCCTTCGCGTGATAAGGAACGTGAAAAGATTAAAAAACAGCTCTGTACAGAGAGCCTTGTTAGATCCGATGCAGCACTTAAAGCAGCCCTTACGGTGGTAGAGAGTGAGATCAAGAGCGAGATACTCTTTGACAACGTTGCAACCTCCGGAATTGCTACAGAGGGGCAGAAGTTTTCGCTCCTGGTTGATTTAGGTGAGGATGCTATTCTGCTAAAGAGCTCTCATACCCGTTTTGCCAGTGAGGCTGCCGGGCTTTCTGTTACCTATCCGTATGATCATACGCGCCCGATCTGGCTTGAAGGAAAGGAGAATACGAGCGTTCTAATATTAATTCCCCCTATTAGGGACTGCTCGACTAGATCGATAGTGGTCTGTCCACGCATCTATTCACCTCGCGGGGAGCTATTAAAGACCCGTTATGCGCCGGTAGGAGCCCGCTACTTTATTAACACAAAGGCCGATGGTCTTTTTGCAACCGTCCCAAAATCTGCCGGAAAGATCAGGGCAAGCATACGCACAACTAAGGGGCTGGCCGTTCCCCCTGTTTGGTTTAAGGATAACATCAACGCCACTACCCCCTCGGTAGCGTTAAAGTACACGACACCTGAGGGCGCAGAGGATCCCTTGCCGAACTTTATCTCCTCAGGGCTTCCAATACTTGGGGCAGTAGAGAGCCGTCTTGATTTCGGTACAGAGGAGCACGCTGCGCGTACTGTCTGGTCACGTACAACGGTTGAGGTCTCTCCATTTGCTATTGTTGATTGGCCAAAGGTGCATGTACGAAACGCGGATCTGAAGGTCGAGCCCGGCGAGTGCTTTATGATTACGCATTGGCGGGAGCGGCAGCTTTAGTTTTACGATCGCTCAGCCAATCCATCTTTATCAAAGGTACTTGGCCTTATCACTCGCTGGAGAAAGGCTTTCCCAGCGCTTCGCTCATGCGTTAAGAATGTCATCATTTTAATTCGTGGAAGGTAGCGACCGAGACGCAGACACATCGATGATACTACTGTCGTTGCCGAACGAATAGACGGCGAGCCCATAACTATTAAAGCGGAGCGCACCGCCACAAGCCCGCACAAACTGCCCCTGAAACAGATCCTTTCCGGTTAGAATAAAGAACGCTGTATGCGCTACAGCTAGGTCAGCTAACGGCGCCATCTGCGTCTCACCCCACTGCTTCTCTATAAGGCGCTCCCATCAAGCCCTTCAACCCTCCCATCTATCCCTAGCTTAGTTGTTGAGGTGGTCTTAGTTCTAAAATCATCCTCTTTTTGCCAATCTTCAAGCTGGGAGGGATATACGGCATCTCGTCCATAAAGCCCCATTGCTATCCCCTGCGCCTCATTAAGTAAATCTATCCTTGAAACACCCTTAGGTAGAACAAACCGTACCTGGAGAGCGTTAATTTTCTCTACAGAGTACTTAGACACAAATTGATCCCGTGGAGAGAGTTGCAGGAACTGCTCCTTAAGGCTCGCTATAGGCAGCACTAGTGTCTCGCTCCATGCTTTAGCCGCATCTAAATCTCCAACCTGCTGGGCGGCTGCATAACCAGTGATAGCATTTTTCATTAGCTCGCTTAGCTTTGTCTGCGCTTCCTTATACTCAGCTATCGTGAGTTTCTGCGTGGTCCGGTCCGGCATGGCTTTTAGCTTCCTTAATAGGATTATCGGCAGAGATCCTTGCTTACTTTACGGTAGATCCCATCTGGGCCAATCAGGGCTTAAATAGGGGTAGAAGAGAGGCGTATGCACTGGGACCGCGGTATCCCCTCTCTTACAACTCTGGAGCATCGTTATCCTATTGGGTGAGGCGTGAGCCCTGGGACCGCCGGTATCCGACCGGCCATGAAAGGGATCGCCTACCTGAGCATTTATACCTAGCGCGCTTCGCCACATCGTGGACCAGGAGTGACCCCGTACCCACGGCCATTAAGTTAAGAGAGGTGGCCCCATAGCCGCACTCTAATCAGGCTTAATTTCAGCTTGATGGCGGAGGAAATAAATAGACTTGTGGGCGATTGAGTCCTTAACTTAATGGCCGTGACCCCGTACCAACATGACCTATCGGAGGGGATCAATTATCCAAGAATCAAGGATCAAGTTTTTTATTCGTGGAAGGTAGCGACCGAGACGCAGACACAACGTAGATACTGAAGTCGCCGCAGGAGTCATTGACGTCGAGCCCATCACTATCGAAGTAGAGCGCACCGCCACAAGCCCGCACAAACTGCCCCTGAAACAGATCCTTTCCGGTTAGAATAAAGAACGCTGTATGCGCTACAGCTAGGTCAGCTAACGGCGCCATCTCACCTATAACGCTCTCCTGTTCTTCTCGGCTCTTTGCATCAAGCTCTTTAACCCGCCCATCTATCCCTAGCTTAGTTGTTGAGGTGGTCTTAGTTCTAAAATCATCCTCTTTTTGCCAATCTTTAAGCTGGTCGGGCCATACGGCATCTCGCCCATAAAGCCCCCTTGCTATCCCCTGCGCCTCATTAAGTAAATCTATCCTTGAAACACCCTTAGGTAGAACAAACCGTACCTGGTGAGCGTTAATTTTAATTTTCTCTACAGAGTACTTAGACACAAATTGATCCCGTGGAGAGAGTTGCAGGAACTGCTCCTTAAGGCTCGCTATAGGCAGCACTAGTGTCTCGCTCCATGCTTTAGCTTTATCTAAATCTCCAACCTTCTGCGCGGCCGCAAA
The nucleotide sequence above comes from Pseudomonadota bacterium. Encoded proteins:
- a CDS encoding nucleotidyltransferase family protein gives rise to the protein MKAMIFAAGIGARLKELTHDTPKCLMTIGGVPMLERVIERLKSAGVRAVAINVHHHAKQVIEFVESKGRFGLEVLFSEEPQLLDTGGGLKKVREFFASESAFLIHNSDVYSTIDLAGLLASHRERQAIGTLAVMRRESSRGVFIDRDCHIIGWSGEGLSAPNQGELLGFCGISVASSELFNYMGDENIFSIIKPYLAAARATKRVFGTLVYNAEWVDIGTAEQLKALQSRLGD